The following are from one region of the Streptomyces changanensis genome:
- a CDS encoding thioesterase II family protein — MTRNRWTPWDSDPAADGGTEAVRVYCLPHAGGSAGSYLAWARSRQVPGLDFVPVELPGRGTRMAEQLPASMEEVVDGVLSVLEARPEREPFLLFGHSMGAQIAYETTRRLVAGGRPLPRTLVVSGCRPPGSPVAMPLHDRDDDELLKGIVELGGTPAEILEHRELLAMLLPVMRADLGLLARYMEAVRPTVLPCPVVALGGDGDRLSGPEWIDGWRSVTAGGFRRRILPGDHFFLHDEVDAVMEEITGAAEEHAGAAG, encoded by the coding sequence GTGACGCGCAACCGATGGACCCCTTGGGACTCCGACCCCGCCGCCGACGGCGGCACGGAGGCGGTGCGGGTCTACTGCCTCCCGCACGCCGGCGGCTCGGCGGGCTCGTACCTGGCCTGGGCGCGCTCCCGGCAGGTGCCGGGCCTCGACTTCGTGCCGGTGGAGCTGCCGGGTCGCGGCACCCGCATGGCGGAGCAGCTGCCCGCCTCCATGGAGGAGGTGGTGGACGGCGTCCTGTCGGTGCTGGAGGCGCGGCCGGAGCGGGAGCCGTTCCTGCTGTTCGGGCACAGCATGGGCGCCCAGATCGCGTACGAGACGACCCGCCGTCTGGTGGCCGGGGGCCGTCCGCTGCCGCGCACCCTGGTGGTGTCCGGGTGCCGTCCCCCCGGCTCGCCCGTGGCGATGCCCCTGCACGACCGGGACGACGACGAACTGCTGAAGGGCATCGTCGAACTCGGCGGCACGCCCGCCGAGATCCTGGAGCACCGGGAACTGCTGGCGATGCTGCTGCCCGTGATGCGCGCGGACCTCGGGCTGCTCGCCCGGTACATGGAGGCGGTCCGGCCGACGGTGCTGCCGTGCCCGGTGGTGGCGCTCGGCGGTGACGGCGACCGGCTCTCCGGCCCGGAGTGGATCGACGGCTGGCGCTCGGTGACCGCGGGCGGGTTCCGTCGGCGGATACTCCCCGGCGACCACTTCTTCCTCCACGACGAGGTGGACGCGGTCATGGAGGAGATCACCGGCGCCGCGGAGGAGCACGCCGGCGCGGCCGGCTGA
- a CDS encoding GNAT family N-acetyltransferase yields MTSSAPHGADRAEKPETPRIRRATAADGEAVTAVFLASRTATMPYLPRLHSDEQTRAWIEAVVLPDTTVWVAELGDPAEIVGFASLDGTVLDHLYLRPDVRRRGIGTALLETVREASPEKLSLHVFRRNTEARAFYERHGFTVGELNDGSRNEENEPDVTYHWTAG; encoded by the coding sequence ATGACCTCCTCCGCCCCGCACGGCGCCGACCGGGCCGAGAAGCCGGAGACCCCGCGCATCCGCCGGGCGACCGCCGCCGACGGCGAGGCCGTCACCGCGGTCTTCCTCGCCTCCCGGACCGCCACCATGCCGTACCTGCCGCGCCTCCACAGCGATGAGCAGACCCGCGCGTGGATCGAGGCCGTCGTCCTGCCCGACACCACCGTCTGGGTGGCCGAACTGGGCGACCCGGCGGAGATCGTCGGATTCGCCTCCCTCGACGGCACCGTCCTCGACCACCTGTACCTGCGCCCCGACGTACGGCGCCGGGGCATCGGCACGGCCCTGCTGGAGACCGTACGGGAGGCGTCGCCGGAGAAGCTGTCCCTCCACGTCTTCCGGCGGAACACCGAGGCCCGCGCCTTCTACGAGCGGCACGGCTTCACCGTGGGCGAGCTGAACGACGGCAGCCGCAACGAGGAGAACGAGCCCGACGTGACGTACCACTGGACCGCCGGCTGA
- a CDS encoding amino acid adenylation domain-containing protein — protein sequence MQGEGTVPGEIPLSYAQLALWFNDRLQEGDASYNMPVALRLRGPLDVDALRDALGDVIDRHAALRTVFPERDGTPYQRVLDPRDVPVPLTVRPADEADLPELIAAACRECFDLAAEPPLRMRVFVLGPQDHLVLMVQHHIAGDGWSMAPLARDLSAAYTARSEGRAPVWAPLPADFAAYATAQHAGLGSLDDPDSGISRQLAYWKEALAGIPDCLPLPTDRPRPAVMSHEGDYFPWEIPAALHRDLLALARTCRVSLFMVVQAALATVLSRSGAGDDLPIASPTAGRGDSRYDDVVGYFVNPLVLRIDTSGDPTFRELLKRVRRTDLQGFAHQDMPIERLITALNPPRSLAWHPLFQVMLAFQNLPEAALALPGVTCEVVEADPGGAKFDLSFNVMERRDADGEPAGLTCFVEYSSDLFERAGAEALTRRLALLLERVADDPDRHIGAVDLLAADERDTLAALWDGPALDVPALAYHQAFEERAAAEPGTPALVAGADRLTFGELNARANRLARELVRRGAAPDRPVLVVLDRTAELAVSLLAVLKSGAAFAPLTPDTPAERIAAVAATARPVCAVTTTATSGRLPAGVPALALDDPDVRAALAAHPDTDLSDADRAAPTGPSDTAYVIHTSGSTGTPKGVAVEHRALTHLAEHHRVRMVGRYAPADGTRMHVGLVASITFDTAWEPFFWLLEGHCLHLLADEVRLDPEALVAHVRRERLDFLDLTPTYAQALLTAGLLDDGDHHRPRVLMLGGEAVGPELWERLSAVPGTDVHNYYGPTEFTVDALCCELGDSPTPVIGRPLGNVRAYVLDERLRPAPLGVPGELYLAGPQLARGYLGAPALTAERFVADPYGPPGSRMYRTGDLARLRRDGHVEYLGRADEQVKIRGFRIEPGEIEAQLTGHPAVAQAAVTVRGEEDGDPYLAAHVVPAPGRRAPGAAELHEHLAARLPAYMLPTAYAHVDRLPLTASGKLDRRALPEPDLRLTGGPGRPPADEREAALCRLFAEVLRLPEAGPDDDFFRLGGHSLLAMRLVSRVRAATGAELPIRAVFEARTPAGLARLLDGADGPDAPGGRRPVLTPTRRPAETPLSHAQRRLWFLQRLETDSPAYHIPLPLRLDGPLDIGALSAALHDVVVRHEALRTVFPDRDGVPHQRVLAPAELPSLLDIAPLDPARAEGAALEAELRAAASAPFDLASRPPLRARLYLLGPGRHVLLLTVHHIACDGWSLQPLAADLGAAYRARAEGRAPDWAPLPVQYADYTLWQHDLLGDARTPGTLAAAQWDHWRAVLDGLPDEIPLPADRRRTPETGHEGRTVPVEIGAATHRALAALARESGASLFMAVQAGLAALLTRLGAGTDIPLGAPVAGRTDAALDDLVGFFVNTLVLRTDTAGDPTFRELLDRVRDLDVAAYAHQDLPFEQLVDLVGPERQPGRHPLFQVALVVDQGADVRLDIPGVTAGRLTVQLAPAKFDLTVTLAAERADDGTEGPLRGTVEYRTDLFDDATAAAIAERLTRLLTAAAAEPDLRIGRIGLLSDDERRLVLDKWNDTRRELEPTTLAASVTEQFARTPDATAVVFEGGETTYAELDTLVEDLAGRLAALGAGPGAVVAVAVPRSVDLVAAVCAVHRTGAAYVPLDPDYPADRLAFMLEDARPTAVIAAPGEAERLRVPDGVALLAPRPAAGGGERGTPTAPTPDDPAYVIYTSGSTGRPKGVVVPHGAVTNRLRWGQEQYLLTDRDRVLHKTPSSFDVSVWEIFWPLTTGATLVVARPEGHRDPAYLCDLIRSERVTVAQFVPSMLDAFLQHPDAGRCDSLRLVIVGGEALTTATARRFHQVLPGVRLVDQYGPTEAAIEVTAWTCRPEDDDGRPVPIGRPVWNTRVHILDAELQLVPPGVAGELYLDGVQLAHGYLGRPALTAERFVANPYGPPGSRMYRTGDLARWRPDGAVEYLGRVDGQVKVRGFRIELGEIEAALGEHPAVAAGVVLVREDRHGAPRIVAYVVPAGAAPATEELREHLRGRLPEHMVPTGYVTLDALPVTPNGKLDRAALPEPADAPASAGGGARQPATPLERTLTELFAEILDVPGAGPDDDFFLLGGHSLMMVRLVERIRAETGVDLAVRTLFDHPTAAALAARIAGDPALHGRFAEGPGTGVAPDDAPVPWEPVLPLRAHGTRAPLFCVHPVVGDGFGYVGLLRALGPDQPVYALQGAGPACGRSRPVTLDRLAAEYTARIREIQPHGPYRLLGWSFGGVVVHEMAVQLREQGERVDLVALMDSVPPTEHDRRAHAAPVAETDVLSALLDAVGAPEEDIAAVADGTRVPKPEELLRLLAPAMGASAPADPAALAAMIDTCRYHGELMVRWTPRTYDGGLLTFTATAEVRREAAVGRATTPELWAPYLIGPVTDHPVDAQHLQLVEPGHIDAIGRVLAAELSRLDAR from the coding sequence GTGCAGGGCGAAGGCACCGTGCCGGGCGAGATCCCGCTGTCCTACGCACAGCTCGCGCTGTGGTTCAACGACCGGCTCCAGGAGGGCGACGCCTCCTACAACATGCCGGTGGCGCTCCGCCTCAGGGGCCCGCTCGACGTCGACGCCCTGCGCGACGCGCTCGGGGACGTCATCGACCGGCACGCCGCCCTGCGGACCGTCTTCCCGGAACGCGACGGCACCCCGTACCAGCGCGTCCTGGACCCCCGGGACGTCCCCGTGCCGCTGACGGTCCGGCCCGCCGACGAGGCGGACCTCCCGGAGCTGATCGCCGCCGCCTGCCGCGAGTGCTTCGACCTGGCCGCCGAACCGCCGCTGCGCATGCGGGTCTTCGTCCTCGGACCGCAGGACCACCTGGTCCTGATGGTCCAGCACCACATCGCGGGCGACGGCTGGTCGATGGCGCCGCTCGCCCGCGACCTGAGCGCCGCCTACACGGCCCGCTCCGAGGGGCGCGCGCCCGTATGGGCGCCGCTCCCCGCGGACTTCGCCGCGTACGCGACCGCACAGCACGCCGGCCTCGGCAGCCTGGACGACCCCGACAGCGGCATCAGCCGCCAGCTCGCGTACTGGAAGGAGGCGCTCGCCGGGATACCCGACTGCCTGCCGCTGCCCACCGACCGGCCGCGCCCCGCCGTCATGTCCCACGAGGGCGACTACTTCCCCTGGGAGATCCCCGCCGCCCTCCACCGGGACCTGCTGGCCCTCGCCCGGACGTGCCGGGTCAGCCTGTTCATGGTCGTCCAGGCCGCGCTCGCCACCGTCCTCAGCCGGTCCGGCGCGGGCGACGACCTGCCCATCGCCAGCCCCACCGCCGGACGCGGCGACTCCCGCTACGACGACGTCGTCGGCTACTTCGTCAACCCGCTCGTCCTGCGCATCGACACTTCCGGCGACCCCACCTTCCGCGAACTGCTCAAGCGGGTGCGCCGCACCGACCTCCAGGGCTTCGCCCACCAGGACATGCCCATCGAGCGGCTCATCACCGCCCTCAACCCGCCGCGCTCCCTCGCCTGGCACCCGCTGTTCCAGGTCATGCTGGCCTTCCAGAACCTGCCCGAGGCCGCCCTCGCCCTGCCCGGCGTCACCTGCGAGGTCGTCGAGGCCGACCCGGGCGGCGCCAAGTTCGACCTGTCGTTCAACGTCATGGAGCGCCGCGACGCCGACGGCGAACCGGCCGGGCTGACCTGCTTCGTCGAGTACAGCAGCGACCTGTTCGAGCGGGCCGGGGCCGAAGCCCTCACCCGGCGGCTCGCCCTGCTCCTCGAACGGGTCGCCGACGACCCCGACCGGCACATCGGCGCCGTCGACCTGCTCGCCGCCGACGAGCGCGACACCCTCGCCGCGCTGTGGGACGGACCCGCGCTCGACGTACCCGCCCTCGCCTACCACCAGGCGTTCGAGGAGCGCGCCGCCGCCGAACCCGGCACGCCCGCCCTCGTCGCCGGAGCCGACCGGCTCACCTTCGGCGAGCTCAACGCCCGCGCCAACCGGCTCGCCCGCGAGTTGGTCCGCCGCGGTGCCGCGCCCGACCGGCCCGTGCTCGTCGTCCTCGACCGCACCGCCGAGCTGGCCGTCTCCCTGCTCGCCGTCCTCAAGTCCGGCGCGGCCTTCGCCCCGCTCACCCCCGACACGCCCGCCGAGCGGATCGCCGCCGTCGCCGCGACCGCCCGCCCGGTCTGCGCCGTCACCACCACCGCCACCTCCGGGCGGCTGCCCGCCGGGGTCCCCGCGCTCGCGCTGGACGACCCGGACGTCCGCGCGGCGCTCGCCGCCCACCCGGACACCGACCTCTCCGACGCCGACCGCGCCGCCCCCACCGGCCCGTCCGACACCGCGTACGTCATCCACACCTCCGGCTCCACCGGCACGCCCAAGGGCGTCGCCGTCGAGCACCGGGCGCTCACCCACCTCGCGGAGCACCACCGCGTCCGCATGGTCGGCCGGTACGCGCCCGCCGACGGCACGCGGATGCACGTCGGGCTGGTCGCCTCCATCACCTTCGACACCGCCTGGGAGCCGTTCTTCTGGCTCCTCGAAGGGCACTGCCTGCACCTCCTCGCCGACGAGGTCCGCCTCGACCCCGAGGCGCTCGTCGCCCACGTGCGGCGCGAACGGCTCGACTTCCTCGACCTCACGCCGACCTACGCGCAGGCCCTGCTGACGGCCGGGCTGCTGGACGACGGCGACCACCACCGGCCGCGCGTCCTGATGCTCGGCGGCGAGGCCGTCGGCCCCGAGCTGTGGGAGCGGCTCTCCGCCGTCCCCGGCACCGACGTCCACAACTACTACGGGCCCACCGAGTTCACCGTCGACGCGCTCTGCTGCGAACTGGGCGACAGCCCCACCCCGGTCATCGGCCGACCCCTCGGCAACGTCCGCGCGTACGTCCTCGACGAGCGGCTGCGGCCCGCCCCGCTCGGCGTGCCCGGCGAGCTGTACCTGGCCGGACCCCAGCTCGCCCGCGGCTACCTCGGTGCCCCCGCCCTCACGGCGGAACGATTCGTCGCGGACCCGTACGGCCCTCCCGGCAGCCGCATGTACCGCACCGGCGACCTCGCCCGGCTCCGCCGCGACGGGCACGTCGAATACCTCGGCCGTGCCGACGAGCAGGTCAAGATCCGCGGCTTCCGCATCGAGCCCGGCGAGATCGAGGCACAGCTCACCGGCCACCCCGCCGTCGCCCAGGCCGCCGTCACCGTCCGCGGCGAGGAGGACGGCGACCCGTACCTCGCCGCCCACGTCGTCCCGGCGCCCGGCCGGCGGGCACCCGGCGCCGCCGAGCTCCACGAGCACCTGGCCGCCCGCCTCCCCGCCTACATGCTGCCCACCGCCTACGCCCACGTGGACCGGCTGCCGCTCACCGCCAGCGGCAAGCTCGACCGGCGCGCCCTGCCCGAACCGGACCTGCGCCTCACCGGCGGCCCCGGCCGCCCGCCCGCCGACGAGCGCGAGGCAGCCCTGTGCCGCCTGTTCGCCGAGGTGCTGCGGCTGCCCGAGGCCGGCCCGGACGACGACTTCTTCCGGCTGGGCGGCCACTCCCTGCTCGCCATGCGGCTGGTCAGCCGGGTCCGCGCGGCCACCGGCGCCGAACTGCCCATCCGCGCCGTCTTCGAAGCCCGCACCCCCGCCGGACTCGCCCGCCTCCTCGACGGTGCCGACGGCCCCGACGCGCCCGGCGGACGCCGCCCCGTGCTCACCCCGACGCGGCGGCCCGCCGAGACGCCCCTGTCGCACGCCCAGCGCCGGCTGTGGTTCCTCCAGCGCCTGGAGACCGACAGCCCCGCCTACCACATCCCGCTGCCGCTGCGCCTCGACGGCCCGCTCGACATCGGCGCCCTGAGCGCCGCCCTGCACGACGTCGTCGTCCGCCACGAGGCGCTGCGCACCGTCTTCCCCGACCGGGACGGCGTGCCCCACCAGCGCGTCCTCGCCCCGGCGGAGCTGCCGTCCCTGCTGGACATCGCCCCGCTGGACCCCGCCCGCGCCGAGGGCGCCGCCCTGGAGGCGGAGCTGCGCGCCGCCGCCTCCGCCCCGTTCGACCTCGCGTCCCGGCCGCCGCTGCGCGCCCGCCTCTACCTGCTCGGCCCCGGCCGGCACGTCCTGCTGCTGACCGTCCACCACATCGCCTGCGACGGCTGGTCCCTCCAGCCGCTCGCCGCCGACCTGGGCGCGGCCTACCGGGCCCGCGCCGAGGGCCGCGCCCCCGACTGGGCGCCCCTGCCCGTCCAGTACGCCGACTACACCCTCTGGCAGCACGACCTGCTCGGCGACGCCCGCACCCCGGGCACGCTCGCCGCCGCTCAGTGGGACCACTGGCGGGCCGTACTCGACGGACTGCCCGACGAGATACCGCTGCCCGCCGACCGCCGCCGCACCCCCGAGACCGGCCACGAGGGGCGCACCGTGCCCGTCGAGATCGGCGCGGCCACCCACCGGGCGCTCGCCGCGCTCGCGCGGGAGAGCGGCGCGAGCCTCTTCATGGCAGTGCAGGCGGGCCTCGCCGCGCTGCTGACCCGCCTCGGCGCCGGGACGGACATCCCCCTCGGCGCCCCGGTGGCCGGCCGCACCGACGCCGCCCTGGACGACCTGGTCGGCTTCTTCGTCAACACGCTGGTGCTGCGCACCGACACGGCCGGCGACCCGACGTTCCGGGAGCTGCTGGACCGGGTCCGCGACCTCGACGTGGCCGCCTACGCCCACCAGGACCTGCCGTTCGAGCAGCTCGTGGACCTCGTCGGGCCCGAGCGGCAGCCCGGCCGGCACCCGCTGTTCCAGGTGGCCCTCGTCGTGGACCAGGGCGCCGACGTGCGGCTCGACATCCCCGGCGTCACCGCCGGGCGGCTCACCGTGCAGCTCGCGCCCGCCAAGTTCGACCTGACGGTCACCCTCGCCGCCGAACGCGCCGACGACGGCACGGAGGGCCCGCTGCGGGGCACCGTGGAGTACCGCACCGACCTGTTCGACGACGCCACGGCCGCGGCCATCGCCGAACGGCTCACCCGGCTGCTCACCGCCGCCGCCGCCGAACCGGACCTGCGCATCGGCCGGATCGGGCTCCTCTCGGACGACGAGCGGCGCCTCGTCCTCGACAAGTGGAACGACACCCGCCGTGAACTGGAGCCCACCACGCTCGCCGCATCCGTCACGGAGCAGTTCGCCCGTACCCCCGACGCCACGGCCGTCGTCTTCGAGGGCGGCGAGACCACGTACGCCGAACTCGACACACTCGTCGAGGACCTGGCCGGACGGCTCGCCGCGCTCGGCGCCGGGCCCGGCGCGGTCGTCGCCGTGGCCGTGCCCCGCTCCGTGGACCTGGTGGCCGCCGTGTGCGCCGTGCACCGGACGGGCGCCGCCTATGTGCCGCTCGACCCCGACTACCCGGCCGACCGGCTGGCGTTCATGCTGGAGGACGCCCGGCCCACGGCCGTGATCGCCGCGCCGGGCGAGGCGGAGCGACTGCGCGTCCCGGACGGTGTCGCCCTCCTCGCGCCGCGCCCCGCCGCCGGCGGCGGCGAACGGGGGACGCCCACCGCGCCGACCCCGGACGACCCCGCGTACGTGATCTACACCTCCGGGTCGACGGGCCGCCCCAAGGGCGTCGTCGTCCCGCACGGCGCCGTCACCAACCGGCTCCGCTGGGGCCAGGAGCAGTACCTGCTCACCGACCGGGACCGGGTGCTCCACAAGACGCCGTCCAGCTTCGACGTGTCCGTCTGGGAGATCTTCTGGCCTCTGACGACCGGCGCCACCCTGGTCGTCGCCCGCCCCGAGGGGCACCGTGACCCGGCGTACCTGTGCGACCTCATCCGCTCCGAGCGGGTGACCGTCGCCCAGTTCGTCCCCTCCATGCTCGACGCCTTCCTCCAGCACCCCGACGCGGGCCGCTGCGACTCGCTGCGGCTGGTCATCGTCGGCGGCGAGGCCCTGACGACGGCCACCGCCCGCCGCTTCCACCAGGTGCTGCCCGGCGTCCGGCTGGTCGACCAGTACGGGCCCACCGAGGCCGCCATCGAGGTGACCGCGTGGACCTGCCGCCCCGAGGACGACGACGGCCGCCCCGTGCCCATCGGCCGACCCGTGTGGAACACCCGCGTCCACATCCTCGACGCGGAACTCCAGCTCGTCCCGCCCGGCGTCGCCGGCGAGCTCTACCTCGACGGCGTCCAGCTCGCCCACGGCTACCTGGGCCGCCCCGCCCTCACCGCCGAGCGGTTCGTCGCCAACCCGTACGGCCCGCCCGGCTCCCGCATGTACCGCACGGGCGACCTCGCCCGCTGGCGGCCCGACGGGGCGGTCGAGTACCTCGGCCGCGTCGACGGCCAGGTCAAGGTCCGCGGCTTCCGCATCGAACTGGGCGAGATCGAGGCCGCGCTGGGTGAGCACCCGGCCGTCGCCGCCGGGGTCGTCCTGGTCCGCGAGGACCGGCACGGCGCGCCCCGCATCGTCGCCTACGTGGTGCCCGCGGGCGCCGCGCCCGCCACCGAGGAGCTGCGCGAGCACCTGCGGGGTCGGCTCCCCGAGCACATGGTGCCCACCGGGTACGTCACGCTCGACGCGCTGCCCGTCACGCCCAACGGCAAGCTGGACCGGGCGGCCCTGCCCGAGCCCGCCGACGCCCCCGCCTCGGCCGGGGGCGGCGCCCGGCAGCCCGCCACGCCGCTGGAACGCACCCTGACGGAGCTGTTCGCCGAGATCCTGGACGTGCCTGGCGCCGGTCCCGACGACGACTTCTTCCTGCTGGGCGGCCACTCGCTGATGATGGTCCGGCTCGTGGAGCGGATCCGCGCGGAGACCGGGGTGGACCTCGCCGTCCGCACCCTCTTCGACCACCCGACCGCCGCGGCGCTGGCCGCCCGGATCGCGGGGGACCCGGCCCTGCACGGCCGGTTCGCCGAGGGCCCCGGCACCGGCGTCGCACCGGACGACGCCCCGGTGCCGTGGGAGCCGGTGCTGCCGCTGCGCGCCCACGGCACCCGCGCCCCGCTGTTCTGCGTCCACCCGGTCGTCGGCGACGGCTTCGGATACGTGGGGCTGCTGCGCGCCCTCGGCCCGGACCAGCCGGTGTACGCCCTCCAAGGCGCCGGACCGGCCTGCGGACGGTCCCGCCCCGTGACGCTCGACCGCCTCGCCGCCGAGTACACGGCGCGGATCCGGGAGATCCAGCCGCACGGCCCGTACCGGCTCCTCGGCTGGTCCTTCGGCGGCGTCGTCGTCCACGAGATGGCCGTCCAGCTCCGCGAACAGGGTGAGCGGGTCGACCTGGTCGCCCTGATGGACAGCGTGCCGCCGACCGAGCACGACCGGCGCGCCCACGCGGCACCGGTCGCCGAGACGGACGTGCTGAGCGCCCTGCTCGACGCGGTGGGCGCGCCGGAGGAGGACATCGCCGCCGTCGCCGACGGCACCCGCGTCCCGAAACCGGAGGAGCTGCTGCGGCTGCTCGCCCCGGCGATGGGCGCCTCCGCCCCGGCGGATCCGGCCGCGCTCGCCGCGATGATCGACACCTGCCGCTACCACGGCGAGCTGATGGTGCGCTGGACGCCCCGCACGTACGACGGCGGGCTGCTCACCTTCACGGCCACCGCGGAGGTGCGGCGGGAGGCCGCCGTGGGCCGGGCGACCACCCCCGAGCTGTGGGCGCCGTACCTCATCGGGCCGGTCACCGACCACCCCGTGGACGCCCAGCACCTCCAGCTCGTGGAGCCCGGCCACATCGACGCCATCGGCCGGGTCCTCGCGGCCGAACTGTCCCGCCTGGACGCCCGGTGA